In one Vulgatibacter incomptus genomic region, the following are encoded:
- a CDS encoding MBL fold metallo-hydrolase, with product MGHQHPRDGRLHLDHVSGLPDVPKGTPIFAGPGEAHPRRFINLFTQGSIDRALAGHAPVQEWPFQGGDERFAGIVDVFGDGSLWAIWVPGHTPGSVAYLARTVRGPVLFVGDTSHTSWGWRHDVEPGSYTVDRAMNATSLAAQRRLVAEHPGIDVRLGHQHLDESRTATRR from the coding sequence GTGGGTCATCAACACCCCCGCGATGGGCGCCTACATCTCGATCACGTCTCCGGCCTCCCGGACGTGCCGAAGGGGACGCCCATCTTCGCGGGCCCGGGCGAAGCGCATCCCAGGCGGTTCATCAACCTCTTCACGCAAGGGTCCATCGATCGCGCCCTGGCGGGGCACGCGCCGGTACAGGAATGGCCCTTCCAAGGAGGGGACGAGCGCTTCGCCGGGATCGTCGACGTCTTCGGCGACGGCTCGCTCTGGGCGATCTGGGTGCCGGGGCATACGCCGGGATCCGTCGCCTACCTCGCTCGAACCGTCCGCGGTCCGGTGCTCTTCGTGGGCGACACCTCGCATACCTCTTGGGGCTGGCGGCACGACGTCGAGCCGGGGAGCTACACCGTCGATCGGGCGATGAACGCGACGAGCCTCGCGGCCCAGCGCCGGCTGGTGGCCGAGCATCCGGGCATCGACGTGAGGCTGGGGCACCAGCACCTCGACGAGAGCCGGACCGCCACCCGGCGGTAA
- the ccrA gene encoding crotonyl-CoA carboxylase/reductase — MRIVGVGTTPPVGVVPDRMHAIVIRKGREGDPLEAMRPEEVAVPKLGPNDVLVYVMAAGVNFNGIWAARGKPVSVMRGTGDDFHIAGSDASGIVWQVGSNVRRWKIGDEVVVHCNQSCGQCPECNGLDPLACSEQRIWGYETNYGSFAQFAKVQSQQLLPKPPRLGWIESASYGLTYFTAYRMLLDQAKVRAGDNVLVWGASGGLGIFAVQLCKATGANAIAVVSSGRKAELARKLGAAATIDRRDFEIAKGQNESPEQEKRRLAEMKRFGKALRELTGGSDPDVVFEHVGQQTFPASVFLAKRFGKIVICGATSGYHLDFDVRHLWMRQKQIIGSHFANAYEADRANQLIIEGKIRPYVDRVFAFEQTPEAHEEMAANRHMGKMVITVGAEQDERANQLLDRPPVAAAAIPAYQA; from the coding sequence ATGAGGATCGTAGGAGTGGGGACGACACCTCCGGTTGGCGTCGTCCCGGATCGCATGCACGCGATTGTGATCCGCAAAGGGCGCGAGGGCGATCCCCTGGAGGCGATGCGGCCCGAGGAGGTGGCGGTTCCCAAGCTCGGGCCGAACGACGTCCTCGTCTACGTGATGGCCGCCGGGGTGAACTTCAACGGGATCTGGGCGGCGCGGGGCAAGCCCGTCTCGGTGATGCGGGGGACCGGCGACGATTTCCACATCGCCGGCTCCGACGCCTCGGGGATCGTCTGGCAGGTGGGCTCGAACGTGCGCCGCTGGAAGATCGGCGACGAGGTGGTGGTCCACTGCAACCAGTCGTGCGGCCAGTGCCCGGAGTGCAACGGCCTCGATCCCCTCGCCTGCTCCGAGCAGCGAATCTGGGGCTACGAGACGAACTACGGCTCCTTCGCCCAGTTCGCCAAGGTCCAGTCCCAGCAGCTCCTGCCCAAGCCGCCGCGGCTCGGATGGATCGAGTCCGCAAGCTACGGCCTCACGTACTTCACCGCCTACCGGATGCTGCTCGACCAGGCGAAGGTCCGCGCCGGCGACAACGTGCTCGTCTGGGGGGCGTCCGGCGGCCTCGGCATCTTCGCAGTGCAGCTCTGCAAGGCGACCGGCGCCAACGCCATCGCCGTGGTCTCCAGCGGTCGCAAGGCGGAGCTCGCCAGGAAGCTGGGCGCAGCCGCCACCATCGACCGAAGGGACTTTGAGATCGCCAAGGGGCAGAACGAGAGCCCCGAGCAGGAGAAGCGGCGTCTCGCGGAGATGAAGCGCTTCGGCAAGGCGCTCCGCGAGCTCACCGGCGGCAGCGACCCCGACGTGGTCTTCGAGCACGTGGGCCAGCAGACCTTCCCTGCCTCCGTCTTCCTCGCCAAGCGCTTCGGGAAGATCGTGATCTGCGGCGCCACCAGCGGCTACCACCTCGACTTCGACGTCCGCCACCTCTGGATGCGGCAGAAGCAGATCATCGGGAGCCACTTCGCCAACGCCTACGAGGCCGACCGGGCCAACCAGCTCATCATCGAGGGGAAGATCCGGCCCTACGTGGATCGCGTCTTCGCCTTCGAGCAGACGCCGGAGGCCCACGAGGAGATGGCCGCCAACCGGCACATGGGGAAGATGGTGATCACCGTCGGCGCGGAGCAGGACGAGCGGGCCAACCAGCTCCTCGATCGTCCGCCTGTCGCCGCCGCGGCGATCCCCGCCTACCAGGCCTGA
- a CDS encoding cobalamin B12-binding domain-containing protein produces the protein MSVGLNHTRYVPRVLVAKPGLDGHERGAKVIASALRDAGMEVIYTGLRTSIPTIAQAAVQEAVDVIGLSILSGAHLSICERLREELTRRSSQDLPVVVGGVIPMADWPLLAGLGVKRVFGPESPLEEVVSFVRWLVEPKAITTPDPPALHP, from the coding sequence ATGTCAGTCGGCCTGAATCACACTCGGTATGTGCCACGCGTGCTCGTAGCGAAACCCGGCCTGGATGGGCATGAGCGCGGGGCCAAGGTGATCGCCTCCGCGCTCCGCGATGCGGGGATGGAGGTGATCTACACGGGCTTGCGCACATCGATCCCGACCATCGCCCAGGCAGCGGTGCAGGAGGCGGTCGACGTGATCGGCCTCTCGATCCTCTCCGGCGCGCACCTCTCCATCTGCGAGCGGCTCCGGGAGGAGCTCACGCGTCGCTCGTCGCAGGATCTCCCGGTGGTGGTGGGCGGCGTGATCCCGATGGCGGACTGGCCGCTCCTGGCGGGCCTGGGCGTGAAGCGCGTCTTCGGCCCGGAGTCGCCGCTGGAGGAGGTGGTCTCGTTCGTGCGCTGGCTGGTGGAGCCCAAGGCGATCACGACACCTGATCCGCCGGCGCTCCATCCGTAA
- a CDS encoding acyl-CoA mutase large subunit family protein codes for MRRRIDKAGGGRSDRAPAQPVHRTRSGTAIRPVYGPTDVKRHPPPPGEFPFTRGIHADMYLGKPWTMRQYAGFGTPAETNRRFLYLLEAGQTGLSLALDLPTQLGLDSDDPEAAGEVGKVGVAIDSLADMERVFSGLPLDRVSTSMTINATAPILLAMYEAVARKAGVPADRISGTVQNDLLKEFGARGAWIFPIDPSMRLAIDLVEDTVERLPRFNPISIASHYRDAGATPAEEMAFTLSAGKSYVDALLARGLDPDRFGKRISFFFYTYANFFEEVAKYRAGRRIWANHMKSRGASDPQAQRLRAACVCGGHSLTRAEPLNNLARLTLEAFAVACGGLQSVFTAAYDEAFAIPTELSSRTSLRIQQILALETEVAKTADPLGGSYFVEALTDDLEGEILRIMDEVDARGGMVEALRSGWLQTRIGRRAYEWQKGVEDGSIPVVGVNVHATEGSTEAIEAQVLSREAEEEKKAELRKLREGRDGAAVERTLARVEDEAGGSSNLMPAIREAVLAYATTGEIAGALRKVFGTYRPPSQF; via the coding sequence ATGAGGAGGCGCATCGACAAGGCCGGCGGCGGCCGGAGCGATCGCGCGCCGGCACAGCCGGTCCACCGCACCCGCTCGGGGACGGCGATCCGTCCCGTCTATGGCCCAACGGACGTGAAGCGCCACCCGCCGCCTCCGGGTGAGTTCCCCTTCACCCGCGGCATCCACGCGGACATGTACCTGGGCAAGCCCTGGACCATGCGCCAGTACGCGGGCTTCGGGACGCCGGCGGAGACCAACCGCCGCTTCCTCTATCTCCTGGAGGCGGGCCAGACCGGCCTCTCCCTCGCCCTCGATCTCCCCACCCAGCTCGGCCTCGATTCCGACGATCCGGAGGCGGCGGGCGAGGTGGGCAAGGTCGGCGTGGCGATCGACTCGCTGGCCGACATGGAGCGGGTCTTCTCGGGCCTGCCCCTCGACCGCGTCTCCACTTCGATGACGATCAACGCCACCGCGCCGATCCTCCTGGCGATGTACGAGGCGGTGGCGCGAAAGGCGGGCGTGCCGGCGGATCGGATCTCCGGCACGGTGCAGAACGATCTGCTCAAGGAGTTCGGCGCCAGGGGCGCGTGGATCTTCCCCATCGATCCCTCGATGCGCCTTGCGATCGATCTGGTGGAAGACACGGTGGAGCGGCTCCCCCGCTTCAACCCGATCTCCATCGCCAGCCACTACCGCGACGCGGGCGCGACCCCTGCCGAGGAGATGGCATTCACCCTGAGTGCTGGGAAATCGTACGTCGACGCCCTCCTCGCCCGCGGCCTCGATCCGGATCGCTTCGGCAAGCGGATCTCCTTCTTCTTCTACACCTACGCCAACTTCTTCGAGGAGGTGGCCAAGTACCGCGCGGGAAGGCGGATCTGGGCGAACCACATGAAGTCCCGGGGCGCGTCGGATCCCCAGGCGCAGCGGCTCCGGGCCGCCTGTGTCTGCGGCGGACACTCGCTCACCCGGGCCGAGCCCCTGAACAACCTCGCCAGGCTGACCCTCGAGGCCTTCGCGGTGGCGTGCGGCGGGCTGCAGTCGGTGTTCACCGCCGCCTACGACGAGGCCTTCGCGATCCCTACCGAGCTCTCGTCCCGGACGTCGCTGCGGATCCAGCAGATCCTGGCCCTCGAGACGGAGGTGGCGAAGACGGCCGATCCGCTGGGTGGCTCCTACTTCGTCGAGGCGCTCACCGACGACCTCGAGGGGGAGATCCTCCGCATCATGGACGAGGTGGACGCCCGCGGCGGCATGGTGGAGGCCCTGCGCTCGGGCTGGCTCCAGACGCGGATCGGACGGCGGGCCTACGAGTGGCAGAAGGGGGTCGAGGACGGCTCGATCCCGGTGGTCGGCGTGAACGTCCACGCCACCGAGGGCTCCACCGAGGCGATCGAGGCGCAGGTGCTGTCCCGCGAGGCCGAAGAGGAGAAGAAGGCGGAGCTGCGGAAGCTCCGCGAAGGCCGCGACGGCGCCGCCGTGGAGCGCACCCTCGCCCGGGTGGAGGACGAGGCCGGCGGGAGCTCCAACCTGATGCCGGCGATCCGCGAGGCTGTGCTCGCATACGCAACCACGGGTGAGATCGCCGGAGCCCTCCGGAAGGTCTTCGGGACCTACCGGCCCCCATCCCAGTTCTGA
- a CDS encoding HpcH/HpaI aldolase/citrate lyase family protein — protein sequence MENSRSPIDQLVIARSFNVRRTELTCPAHSMKMMGKAADSEADEVILDLEDSCAVSQKVPARATLIQALRNLDFKGKIRAIRPNNVRTRYFYGDLIQVLEAAGQYVDVVVVPKVYGADDVLFVDRLITQIEENCGFEIGRIKLEVLIESAKALLHAEEIAACSPRMTSLIFGIADYAGDIGAKELTRDQFRVYHYPKAHTIAAARAAGIDVIDNVTLNFRDLEQVKRDAEEGARMGFDGKWAIHPSHLPVINRAYTPDTAEIQRALEILEAYRKADHEEGLGAIVYGDEMVDAATLRVEWKKLAVARRAGLVDEHDRLATSANGAKGVEVEEPNGATGVEAGVGR from the coding sequence ATGGAGAACTCGCGCAGCCCGATCGACCAGCTCGTGATCGCCCGGAGCTTCAACGTCCGGCGCACCGAGCTCACCTGCCCCGCCCATTCGATGAAGATGATGGGAAAGGCGGCGGACTCCGAGGCGGACGAGGTGATCCTCGACCTCGAGGACTCGTGTGCCGTGTCCCAGAAGGTCCCGGCGAGGGCGACCCTCATCCAGGCGCTCCGGAACCTGGACTTCAAGGGGAAGATCCGCGCGATCCGCCCGAACAACGTCCGCACCCGCTACTTCTACGGCGATCTCATCCAGGTCCTCGAGGCAGCGGGCCAGTATGTGGACGTGGTCGTGGTCCCCAAGGTCTACGGCGCCGACGACGTCCTCTTCGTGGATCGGCTGATCACCCAGATCGAGGAGAACTGCGGCTTCGAGATCGGGCGGATCAAGCTCGAGGTGCTGATCGAGAGCGCGAAGGCGCTCTTGCACGCAGAGGAGATCGCGGCCTGCTCGCCCAGGATGACGTCGCTGATCTTCGGCATCGCCGACTACGCCGGAGACATCGGCGCCAAGGAGCTCACCCGCGACCAGTTCCGCGTGTATCACTATCCGAAGGCCCATACGATCGCCGCGGCCCGAGCGGCGGGCATCGACGTGATCGACAACGTCACGCTCAACTTCCGCGACCTCGAGCAGGTGAAGCGCGACGCCGAGGAAGGCGCGCGGATGGGCTTCGACGGCAAGTGGGCGATCCACCCGTCGCACCTCCCGGTGATCAACCGCGCCTACACGCCGGATACCGCGGAGATCCAGCGGGCCCTCGAGATCCTGGAGGCCTATCGCAAGGCCGATCACGAGGAGGGCCTGGGCGCGATCGTCTACGGAGACGAGATGGTGGATGCCGCCACGCTGCGAGTGGAGTGGAAGAAGCTCGCGGTGGCCCGCCGCGCCGGCCTCGTGGACGAGCACGATCGTCTCGCGACGTCGGCGAACGGCGCGAAGGGCGTGGAGGTCGAGGAGCCGAACGGCGCGACGGGCGTCGAAGCCGGAGTGGGCCGATGA
- a CDS encoding MaoC family dehydratase, producing the protein MPMERLQEGALLRQVAARSLEGRRLTRDDNFFEDFEEGETIVHPRGRTVSEAEHMMLTNLVLNTAQLHFNQAMCDESPAACFDGRRVVYGGIVFAFVYGLASEETSENAIQEISFDEGRHKAPVFAGDTLFAESTVLEKRDSPDHAEAGIVKMLLLGKNQRGEVVLEITREILVRRRGHA; encoded by the coding sequence ATGCCGATGGAGAGGCTGCAGGAAGGCGCGCTGCTGCGCCAGGTCGCCGCGCGCTCCCTCGAGGGGCGGCGGCTCACCCGAGACGACAACTTCTTCGAGGACTTCGAGGAGGGCGAGACGATCGTGCACCCGCGCGGGAGGACGGTCTCCGAGGCGGAGCACATGATGCTCACCAACCTCGTGCTGAACACGGCGCAGCTCCACTTCAACCAGGCGATGTGTGACGAGAGCCCCGCCGCCTGCTTCGACGGCCGGCGCGTGGTCTACGGCGGGATCGTCTTCGCGTTCGTCTACGGGCTGGCGTCGGAGGAGACGAGCGAGAACGCGATCCAGGAGATCTCCTTCGACGAGGGCCGGCACAAGGCGCCGGTGTTTGCGGGAGACACGCTCTTCGCGGAGTCGACGGTGCTCGAAAAGAGAGACAGCCCCGACCACGCCGAAGCGGGGATCGTGAAGATGCTGCTGCTGGGCAAGAACCAGCGCGGCGAGGTGGTCCTCGAGATCACGCGAGAGATCCTGGTTCGACGCAGGGGTCACGCCTAA
- a CDS encoding acyl-CoA dehydrogenase family protein: protein MLTDDHRMIQEAVRDFARAEVEPIVAELDNAGAEIPMPLVRKMAELGYFGLIFPTEHGGSGLDTLSMALVTEELSRAWLSVGSVMTRMIITASLIESCGTEEQKRKWLPKLCSGEVLAAAAFTEPDVGSDAAAVKTRAVRKGDRYVVTGEKAWCTFANRAHVLCTLVRTDPDAPKHKGLSLLLVEKEPGDDFVPPKLSGSPIPTIGYKGMNSYNVAFDGYEVPAENLLGGEEGKGFYQLMSTYELARIQTAARAVGVAQAALDAALRYAKEREQFGRPIGDFQAIRHKLAHAATEIEAARQLTRFACLMKQTGKRCDLEAGMAKVFAAEMAERVTSECLQVFGGYGYSREFPAQRYWRDARVFRIFEGTSEIQYEVIAKRLLA from the coding sequence ATGCTCACAGACGACCACCGGATGATCCAGGAGGCGGTGCGGGACTTCGCCCGCGCGGAGGTCGAGCCGATCGTCGCGGAGCTCGACAACGCCGGGGCGGAGATTCCGATGCCCCTGGTGCGCAAGATGGCCGAGCTCGGCTACTTCGGCCTGATCTTCCCCACGGAGCACGGAGGGAGCGGCCTCGACACGCTCTCGATGGCGCTGGTCACGGAGGAGCTCTCGCGGGCGTGGCTCTCCGTCGGATCGGTGATGACCCGGATGATCATCACCGCGAGCCTGATCGAGAGCTGCGGGACGGAGGAGCAGAAGCGCAAGTGGCTGCCGAAGCTCTGCTCCGGCGAGGTGCTCGCGGCGGCGGCCTTCACCGAGCCGGACGTGGGCTCCGACGCGGCCGCGGTGAAGACCCGGGCCGTGCGAAAGGGAGATCGGTACGTCGTCACGGGCGAGAAGGCGTGGTGCACCTTCGCCAACCGTGCCCACGTGCTCTGCACGCTGGTGCGGACCGATCCCGACGCGCCCAAGCACAAGGGCCTCTCGCTGCTGCTGGTGGAGAAGGAGCCGGGCGACGACTTCGTGCCGCCGAAGCTCTCCGGGAGCCCGATCCCCACCATTGGTTACAAGGGCATGAACTCGTACAACGTGGCCTTCGACGGCTACGAGGTCCCCGCCGAGAACCTGTTGGGCGGCGAGGAGGGCAAGGGCTTCTACCAGCTCATGTCCACGTACGAGCTGGCCCGGATCCAGACGGCGGCGCGGGCGGTGGGCGTGGCCCAGGCGGCGCTGGACGCGGCCCTGCGCTACGCGAAGGAGCGCGAGCAGTTCGGCAGGCCCATCGGAGATTTCCAGGCGATCCGACACAAGCTCGCCCACGCCGCCACCGAGATCGAGGCGGCTCGGCAGCTCACCCGCTTCGCCTGCCTCATGAAGCAGACGGGGAAGCGCTGCGATCTGGAGGCGGGCATGGCCAAGGTCTTCGCGGCGGAGATGGCGGAGCGGGTCACCTCGGAGTGCCTGCAGGTCTTCGGCGGCTACGGATACAGCCGCGAGTTCCCGGCCCAGCGGTACTGGCGGGACGCGAGGGTGTTCCGGATCTTCGAGGGCACGTCGGAGATCCAGTACGAGGTCATCGCGAAGAGGCTGCTCGCCTGA
- a CDS encoding MaoC family dehydratase — protein MPIFPVPRTPCGARAKAMGGRRVVSYGRFYEDFEVGSVLDHHWGRTITQAEGQLFATWTMNASPLYFNEVYARAQGHPTTPIHPLLVMNVVFGLSVEDLSEQALAHLGYWRMRFPKPVYPGDTLLSRSEVLDKRLSDSKDDRGIVHVRTSGTNQHGDEVLSYERKILVKKRAAYPVLDKAPGSAAVASGSGKHGG, from the coding sequence GTGCCCATCTTCCCCGTGCCGCGCACTCCATGCGGCGCGAGGGCGAAGGCGATGGGCGGGCGGCGCGTCGTTTCGTACGGCAGGTTCTACGAGGACTTCGAGGTCGGGTCCGTCCTGGACCATCACTGGGGCCGGACGATCACCCAGGCGGAGGGCCAGCTCTTCGCGACCTGGACGATGAACGCCAGCCCGCTCTACTTCAACGAGGTCTACGCGAGGGCCCAGGGGCACCCGACCACGCCAATCCATCCCCTCCTGGTGATGAACGTGGTCTTCGGCCTGAGCGTGGAGGACCTCTCGGAGCAGGCCCTCGCCCACCTGGGCTACTGGCGGATGCGGTTCCCGAAGCCTGTGTACCCGGGCGACACCCTCCTCTCCCGCTCGGAGGTCCTGGACAAGCGCCTCTCCGACTCCAAGGACGACCGCGGGATCGTGCACGTGCGCACCTCCGGCACCAACCAGCACGGCGACGAGGTGCTCTCGTACGAGCGGAAGATCCTGGTGAAGAAGCGGGCGGCGTATCCGGTGCTCGACAAGGCACCCGGGAGCGCCGCGGTGGCCAGCGGATCCGGAAAGCACGGAGGGTAA
- a CDS encoding hemolysin family protein, with product METPWLGLGAALFLVFANGFFVATEFAIVKIRGTRLDELAKAGNRRAAAARRVVDRLDEYLSATQLGITLASLGLGWLGEPAFAQVIRPLLAPIGLSETGVHAVAIVLAFILITFLHIVLGELAPKSLAIQRPEGVSLAVAGPMKLFLFLFYPLIWALNSIAAAVLRVAGLETPKGGDLGHSEEELRLIISAMRATSGVPRERLDMLERTIRLPGKTARDLMVARGDIAFLRMDQTPEERRQIAVVSRHTRYPVVEEDLDQIAGILNLKDFFLRGEEPTSSAQLREVLREPLYVPESMRADILLREFRRKRQHLAIVVDEYGGTAGLVTVEDLVAAVLGELQDEFVTWGPSIVSLPSGAFAVDPTTSVDDFGDHFGLELDEHEVSTVGGLIMMRLDRIPLTGDRIQVGPIELVVEEMRGPKIVRVLAKRAAPAPALED from the coding sequence ATGGAAACCCCATGGCTCGGGCTGGGAGCCGCGCTCTTCCTGGTCTTCGCCAACGGCTTCTTCGTCGCCACCGAATTCGCCATCGTCAAGATCCGCGGGACCCGCCTGGACGAGCTCGCGAAGGCGGGAAACCGTCGCGCCGCCGCCGCGAGGCGCGTCGTGGATCGGCTGGACGAATACCTGTCCGCGACCCAGCTCGGCATCACCCTCGCCTCCCTCGGACTCGGCTGGCTCGGCGAGCCCGCGTTCGCCCAGGTGATCCGCCCGCTGCTCGCGCCGATCGGCCTCTCCGAGACCGGCGTTCACGCCGTCGCCATCGTCCTGGCGTTCATCCTGATCACCTTCCTCCACATCGTCCTCGGCGAGCTCGCGCCGAAGAGCCTGGCCATCCAGCGGCCCGAGGGGGTCTCCCTCGCGGTCGCCGGGCCGATGAAGCTCTTCCTCTTCCTCTTCTACCCGCTGATCTGGGCGCTGAACTCGATCGCTGCCGCGGTGCTTCGGGTCGCAGGGCTGGAGACGCCCAAAGGCGGCGATCTGGGCCACAGCGAAGAGGAGCTGCGCCTGATCATCTCCGCGATGCGCGCCACCAGCGGCGTCCCCAGGGAGCGCCTCGACATGCTCGAGCGGACCATCCGCCTCCCGGGGAAGACCGCCAGGGATCTGATGGTCGCACGAGGTGACATCGCCTTCCTCCGGATGGATCAGACCCCGGAGGAGCGCCGCCAGATCGCCGTCGTGAGCCGCCACACCCGCTATCCGGTCGTCGAGGAGGACCTCGACCAGATCGCCGGCATTCTCAACCTGAAGGACTTCTTCCTCCGGGGGGAAGAGCCGACCAGCTCCGCCCAGCTCCGCGAGGTGCTGCGCGAGCCGCTCTACGTGCCCGAGTCGATGCGCGCCGACATCCTGCTGCGGGAGTTCCGGCGCAAGCGCCAGCACCTGGCGATCGTCGTCGACGAATACGGCGGCACCGCCGGCCTGGTCACGGTGGAGGATCTGGTGGCGGCCGTGCTCGGCGAGCTCCAGGACGAGTTCGTCACCTGGGGCCCGTCGATCGTCTCCTTGCCCTCCGGCGCCTTCGCGGTCGATCCCACCACCTCGGTGGACGACTTCGGCGACCACTTCGGCCTCGAGCTCGACGAGCACGAGGTCTCGACCGTCGGCGGCCTGATCATGATGCGCCTCGATCGGATCCCCCTCACGGGCGATCGCATCCAGGTCGGTCCGATCGAGCTGGTGGTCGAGGAGATGCGGGGCCCGAAGATCGTCCGCGTGCTCGCGAAGCGGGCCGCGCCCGCGCCGGCGCTGGAGGACTAG
- a CDS encoding peptidoglycan-binding domain-containing protein, whose translation MRAVSLLAIVLCAGCAARPPVVPAGVTIVEPEEPPLPRGLVAEAQRRLRERGIYIGPADGTLGAATRAALARLQRQSGLPVTGRLDMATRSALGLGPLRRVAAPTAPAGQAPEGLPPLPDARTLLEEASPQPLPQPPPEALADARASVARLMAIAKARAEGELARAGAGVEEAEALRPVEASLGDAAAILGDARAEAFGLLLEARRVGGWALLPTALMARLEQELDRRALLLRPVTGRLGPDDEAAIRWLERSLGLAPTGQPSLRLLEAVGIDPGPMFED comes from the coding sequence GTGAGGGCCGTTTCCCTGCTGGCGATCGTGCTGTGCGCAGGCTGTGCGGCCCGCCCGCCGGTCGTGCCGGCGGGGGTGACCATCGTCGAACCGGAGGAGCCGCCCCTCCCGCGGGGGCTCGTTGCGGAGGCCCAGCGTCGGCTACGCGAGCGCGGGATCTACATCGGACCCGCCGACGGAACGCTGGGTGCGGCGACGAGGGCTGCCCTGGCACGGCTACAGCGGCAATCGGGGCTGCCGGTGACCGGGCGGCTCGACATGGCGACGCGGTCGGCGCTCGGGCTTGGGCCGCTGCGGCGCGTCGCGGCTCCGACAGCCCCGGCGGGCCAGGCGCCCGAGGGGCTCCCTCCGCTCCCGGATGCCCGTACGCTCCTCGAGGAGGCCTCGCCGCAGCCCTTGCCCCAGCCCCCTCCAGAGGCCCTCGCCGACGCGCGTGCATCCGTCGCAAGGCTCATGGCGATCGCCAAGGCTAGGGCCGAGGGCGAGCTCGCTCGTGCAGGGGCGGGCGTGGAGGAGGCCGAGGCGCTGCGGCCAGTGGAGGCGAGCCTGGGCGACGCCGCGGCAATCCTGGGGGACGCGAGGGCGGAGGCGTTTGGACTCCTCCTCGAGGCCCGAAGAGTGGGAGGCTGGGCGCTTCTGCCGACCGCGCTCATGGCTCGGCTGGAACAGGAGCTGGATCGGCGCGCGCTGCTCCTCCGCCCCGTCACCGGACGGCTCGGGCCCGACGACGAGGCGGCGATCCGATGGCTGGAGCGGTCGCTCGGGCTCGCGCCCACCGGCCAGCCGTCCCTACGCCTCCTCGAGGCGGTCGGGATCGACCCGGGGCCGATGTTCGAGGACTGA
- a CDS encoding MarR family winged helix-turn-helix transcriptional regulator, translating into MDREFGVTGPQLQALRTIDEIGSCSAGELADRLLVHPSTITGVVQRLEDKGLIDRQRRTDDRRTVEIRLTTAGKRLLHRGRSPGKHLAKALEVMPAEEVSRLRSLLDALVEQMQLDEIESRLLFDEG; encoded by the coding sequence ATGGATCGGGAGTTCGGCGTCACCGGCCCCCAGCTCCAGGCGCTTCGGACCATCGACGAAATCGGCTCCTGCTCGGCCGGCGAGCTCGCGGACCGGCTCCTGGTCCATCCGAGCACGATCACCGGCGTGGTCCAGCGCCTCGAGGACAAGGGCCTCATCGATCGGCAGCGCCGCACCGACGACAGGCGCACCGTCGAGATCCGGCTCACCACCGCCGGGAAGCGGCTGCTCCACCGGGGCCGCAGCCCGGGCAAGCACCTCGCCAAGGCGCTGGAGGTGATGCCGGCCGAAGAGGTCAGCCGGCTCCGCTCTCTCCTCGACGCCCTGGTCGAGCAGATGCAGCTCGACGAGATCGAGTCGCGCCTCCTCTTCGACGAGGGCTGA
- a CDS encoding GNAT family N-acetyltransferase, producing the protein MVSQPEVEVRVVPVDGPGDFAAALAIREVVFIEEQRVPEEIERDDEDPTAHHVLAMVGGHAIGTGRLVELRSPPEGETGKWGRIGRMAVLVAHRHGRIGSKLLEELEAEARRRGLEGIVLHAQVYAHGFYQHGGYVDHGAIFDEAGIPHVEMRKRLSPTLAQQESPTD; encoded by the coding sequence GTGGTTTCCCAGCCCGAGGTCGAGGTGCGAGTCGTGCCGGTCGACGGTCCCGGTGATTTCGCCGCCGCTCTGGCCATCCGCGAGGTGGTCTTCATCGAGGAGCAGCGCGTTCCCGAAGAGATCGAGCGCGACGACGAGGATCCCACTGCCCACCACGTGCTCGCGATGGTGGGCGGCCACGCCATCGGCACCGGCCGGCTGGTGGAGCTCCGGTCTCCGCCCGAAGGGGAGACCGGCAAGTGGGGCCGCATCGGCCGTATGGCCGTGCTCGTCGCGCACCGGCACGGGCGCATCGGCTCGAAGCTCCTCGAGGAGCTGGAGGCCGAGGCGCGACGCCGCGGGCTCGAAGGGATCGTGCTCCACGCCCAGGTCTACGCCCACGGCTTCTACCAGCACGGCGGCTACGTGGACCACGGCGCCATCTTCGATGAGGCCGGGATCCCGCACGTTGAGATGCGCAAGCGGCTCTCGCCGACCTTGGCGCAGCAAGAGTCCCCCACCGATTGA